The Pukyongia salina genome segment CAGGTTGTGAAGGTAGAATTAAATTTGGCCTTTGCAAGAAAGAAAACCCTGGCCTGATCTGTTTTCATGAAAAGAAGGTAAAATTGTCTTTAGGAATTATTGAAATTCCCTGGCAGCACCATAACAGGCATAAAAAAAACCCCGAATTAACGGGGTTGTAGGTTTTAGAATCCAACTTCTGGATCACTAGCAGAAGGAGGTTTTTTTCTTGTACTTTTTGGATTACCCATCTTTGGATCAGACTCGTTTCGTTTTCTCATCTCTTCGCCAATTTGATTGCTCGCAACAAAGGAAGCGATCATATCGTTGAGCATATTGCTTCCTGCCTGAGGTGAATTAGGCAGCAGAATGAGATTAGTGTTGGTTTCCTCACCAATCGATTGTAAGGTGTCGTAATGCTGAGTTACCACGATCAGGGCCGATGCTTCCTGGGAGTTTATCCCAACATTATTGAGCACATCCACACTTTCCTCCAATCCACGGGCGATCTCACGACGCTGGTCTGCAATTCCCTGGCCCTGTAATCTTTTACTTTCTGCCTCTGCACGAGCCTTGGCGACGATCTTTATCCGTTCGGCTTCGGCCTCATATTCGGCTGCGACTTTCTCACGTTCGGCCGCGTTAATTCGGTTCATAGCGGCTTTTACCTGTACATCCGGATCTATATCTGTAACCAGGGTTTTGATAATGTCGTACCCGTAATTGATCATGGCATCGTTTAGCTCTTGCTTAACAGCTATTGCGATGTCGTCCTTGCGCTCGAACACATCGTCCAATTTCATTTTTGGCACTTCGGCACGAACCACATCGAAAACATAGGATGTGATCTGGTCGTGGGGATTCTGTAGTTTATAAAAAGCGTCGTATACCTTTTCTCGCAGAACCTGGAACTGCACGGATATCTTCAACTTCACAAATACATCATCCTTTGTCTTGGTTTCTACAAGAACATCCAGCTGTTGGATTTTTAAGTTTACTCGTCCCGCGATGCGCTGTACGATAGGGATCTTGAACTGCAGGCCAGAATTACGAATGCTGCTAAACCTACCAAAATTTTCTATTAATGCTGCTGTTTGTTGTTTCACAATAAAAAACGAAGAGAGCAACAGAAAGAATAAAAAGATTCCAAACGGAATCAAGAATATATAAAAACCACCCATATCAATTGAAATATTAAATTAAAAACACCGTTGAAGATACGAATTAAAAGCTACTTTTACTGCCCAAATTTGATACCCCGCTTATGAGTCTAAAAAACCTCACTTTCGTTACTTTCACACTTCTTTTCACATTAAATATTCACGCTCAACGAAATTTCGACAGCTACAACAGGCTCGGACTTCAGGCCGGAATGACAATGTTCGATATCAACACCACAGACCTCACCACTCGCCGCGGGGAGGGCTTTATGGGTGGGTTTACAACCCGAGGCTCCTTTTACGAGGCTTTCGATCTTATATATGGGATCAATTTTTTTAGCAATAACATAGAAATTCTTGCAGTAAATGCCGGTGGAATTAGCCCCCAGCCCATTGAAGAATATCTGGATTACAGCCTACAGGCCGTACAGATCAATTTTCTGGGAAGCCTCAACATAGTTAAACACCACCTAAGCCTGGAATTTGGCCCGGTGCTCAATGTAAACGGAAAGCTTAAGCTAAAAGATGAAGACACCTACGGAAACTATATCCTGGAAAATGACGACCTTATTTTAAGGGCTAACCAGATCGAAGATATTTCCAAAGTAAATTTTCGGGTAATGGGCGGTCTCACTGTAGGACTTGAGAGTTTCAGGTTGTGGGGTCAATACCAGTATGGAGTTACTAATATGCTTAAAAACCTAAATGATAAAGGACTTCCGAAAACAGACTTTAAAGGTAATAGCAGCACTCTTATCTTTGGCCTTGTTTTCTATTTTTAGGCCATAAATTTTATAGCGGCTTTTATCCTTTTCACGCTTTCTGATTTCCCCAGAACAGCAATTATATCGAAAACATCAGGGCCTTTCATCTCACCAACCAGGGCAAGACGTAAGGGCATCATAACCTTTCCAAATCCAATCTCATTATCGCTAATCCACCCCTTTATTCTTTCTGAAATGTTTGGGGCAGAAAAATCCTGAACCTCGTACAGCAGCTCGGTTATTTTCGCTAAAATTTCAGGGCTATCCTCCTTAAATGCTTTTTTCGATGCTTTCTCATCATAACCTGAAGGCGCTTCAAAAAAGAAACTGCCCTGCTCCCAAAGATCCGCAACAAAAGTTGCGCGCTCCTTTATTAGCGACACGATCTTGTTAACATCAAGGATATCCAATCTTTCAGCGGCAATTTCTTTCGGCTTCAACACCTGCTCAACAAATTGTTCGGTTAAAACACCCTCATCCATTTGCTGCAGGTAGTGATGCTGGAACCACTTTGTCTTCTCAGGATCGAATTTCGCACCTCCCTTGTGTACCCTGTTCAGATCAAAAGCTTCCACTAATTCATTTAAGCTAAAGATCTCCTGCTCTGTACCTGGATTCCATCCCAATAACGCCAGCATATTTACTACAGCTTCTGGCAGGTATCCCTCTTCTCTATACCCTGAGAAAGCTTCTCCAGATTTCGGTTTCCATTCCAGCGGGAATACCGGAAATCCTAGTTTCTCACCGTCGCGTTTACTTAGTTTACCTTTTCCAACGGGCTTCATGATTAGGGGGAGATGAGCAAATAGAGGGGCCTTCCAGCCGAAGGCATCGTATAGCATTTGATGTAAAGCCAGAGACGGTAACCACTCTTCCCCACGAATCACGTGACTTATGTCCATAAGATGGTCGTCTACAATATTGGCCAAATGATACGTAGGCATACCATCACTTTTAAACAACACCTTGTCGTCCAGGGTGTTGGTGTCTATGGTGATATTGCCCCTGATGATATCATTGAGATGCAACTCCTCGTCCTTAGGAGATTTAAATCTAATCACGTAAGGCTCTCCCGATGCTATTCTCTTTTGGGTTTCTTCTGAAGTAAGGGACAGGGAATTATTAAGTTTTTCCCTGTTGTGCCAGTTATATATAAAGGTTTTCCCTTTGGCTTCATGGTCTTTTCTGTGGCTGTTGAGCTCTTCCGAAGTGTCGAAAGCATAATAGGCCTTTCCTTCGTCGATAAGTTGGTTGGCGAATTCGACATACAGGTGTTTGCGTTCGCTTTGTCGATAGGGTCCATATGCGCTTTCTGTGCCGGGGCCTTCGTCAAAAGGAATTTGCAGCCATCGTAACGAATCTACTATATAATCTTCTGCACCATCGACAAAACGGCCTTGATCTGTATCTTCAATGCGAAGAATAAAATCCCCCTGATGTTTTTTAGCAAATAAATAATTGAATAAAGCAGTTCTCACACCACCAATATGAAGAGGTCCTGTTGGACTGGGAGCAAAACGCACACGTACTTTCTGAGCCATTATAATTTCCGAATTTGCCTGCAAAGATACAATCTATGGATGCATTTCCACAGCAATTCCAGGAAGCATCACTAAAATTATCGGGATTTGAAATAGGATGTCTTTTCTGAAGAAAATTCCGGCCAGTGATTCTGCAGATTTTTTGGATTGATTTTTGAGGTTTCCTTAACAGAATAAAATTGTATTTTAGGAGTTTCTGAATCTAGGTAGCAGGCACAATGAGCACATTCAGTATAATTCAGCAAAAGCTGGAACAATTCATTAGAAAGTATTACACCAACGAACTTATCAAGGGTGCTATACTGTTCTTTGCTATAGGCTTGCTGTATTTTCTGGTAACCTTACTTGTTGAATATTTTCTTTGGCTGGACCCTTTGGGCCGAACGGTCCTCTTTTGGTTGTTCGTAGGTGTTGAAGCCGCCCTTTTCTTTCGTTTTATTGCCTTTCCGCTGGCACGATTGTTTAATCTTCAGAAAGGGATTACCCATGAAGAAGCCTCACGGATCATTGGAAATCATTTTCCACAGGTGAGCGACAAGCTATTGAATGTAATTCAGCTAAATCAAAATCAACGGGAATCGGAATTACTAATGGCGAGCATAGATCAAAAAGCATCGCAGTTACAACCGGTACCCTTTAAAAGCGCGATAGACTTCAGGAAAAACGCTAAATATTTGAAATATGCTGCTATTCCGGTTGTTATTTTCACCTTAATAAGTGTGTTGGGCGATAAGGATATATTCTCCAGCAGTTATGAAAGGGTGGTAAATTACGACACTGCCTACGAGCCTCCCGCTCCTTTTTCTTTTATCGTTTCAAATGATGAGCTCAAAGCAATAGAGAACAAACCATTTACTGTAAAGATCAGGACCGAAGGCGAAGTGATCCCTGAAAATGCCAGTATAAGTTATAATAACGAAACCTACTATTTACAACAAACAGCTCCCGGGTTTTTTGAATATACCTTCCTTCAGCCATCCAATGCAATCGATTTCAGGCTTCAGGCAAATAAGGTTGTTTCCAGAGAGTATACCATAGACGTGGTAAAAACTCCTTCCATGCGGGCGTTTGAAATGTTTCTCGATTACCCCGCCTATACGGGCAAACGAGATGAGGTCTTAAAGAGCACGGGTAATGCTACTATACCCGAAGGCACTAATGTTTCCTGGCGGGTGAACACCCTTAACACATCGGCCGTAGCCCTGAAAACCAGGGACACCATTATAGAATTTGGTATATCGGAGGCGGAGAAAGGTTCTAACTCTGAACAACAATACGAACACAGCCAAAGAGTTTACCGAAAACTTGATTACGCTATTACAACTTCTAATGAAAATTTAAGAGAGTATGAGAATCTATCATTTACTCTGGGCGTGATCAAGGATGAATACCCCGATATAGAGGTGCAATCTAGACAAGACTCCACCCATACGCAGGTAGTTTATTTCCTGGGGCAGATAAGCGATGATTATGGTCTTACCCGCCTTCGGCTGGTGTATTATCCCATAGGATCTGAGGAAGAGGCACAAACAGCTCCATTGCCGGTAAATAAAACAACTGTAGACCAATTTGTTTACACTTTTCCGGGGCAGTTACTCCTGGAAGATGGGGTTGCCTACGAATATTATTTTGAGGTGTTTGACAATGACGCCATACATAACTTTAAATCCAGTAAGAGTGGCGTTTTTTCCTTTCGGAAGTTAACAAAAGACGAGGCCGAGAACGAACAACTTCAGAATCAGGAAAATACTATAAAGGATCTCAATAAAACGCTGGACGAGCTCAAGCAGCAGGACAAAACACTGGAGGAGCTAAGTAAGATTCAGAAAGAAAAAAAAGAACTAAACTGGAACGATAAGAAGAAGCTTGAGAACTTTATAAAACGGCAGAAGCAGCAGGAGGAAATGATGAAGAATTTCTCTAAAGAAATGAAAGAGAATCTTGAGAATTTTCAGCCGGAGAATGAAGAAAAGGACCCCTTCAAAGAGCAGCTGGAAAAAAGACTTGATGAAAATGAAGAACGTTTGAAAGAGAACGAGAAGCTGTTGGACGAACTGGAGCGGTTGCAGGAAAAGATCGAGAAGGAAGAACTTACAGAAAAGCTGGAGAAACTGGCAAAGCAAAATAAGAACCAGGAAAAGAACCTGGAGCAATTGCTGGAGCTAACCAAGCGCTATTACGTTACTAAAAAGGCGGAAAAATTAGCCGAAGAGATCTACAAATTAGGGGAGGAACAGGAGAAGCTGGCAGATAAGCCTGAAGAGGAAAATACGAAGGAAGCCCAGGAAGAACTCAATGAAAAGTTCGATGAGTATAAGAAGGAAATGGAGGAGCTTCAAAAGGAGAATGAGGGATTAAAATCACCCATGGATATTCCGCAGGACAAGTTGGGCGAAAAGAAAGTGGACGAAGAACAGCAAAAGGCCACCGAAAGCCTTCAGAAACAAGATCAGCAAGGCGCAAAACCGAGTCAGAAAAAAGCCGGACAAAAGATGAAGCAGATGGGGCAGCAGATGCAAGCACAAATGATGCAGGGCCAGATGCAAACCATATCGGAGGATGTAGATATGCTTCGGCAGATTTTGGACAATCTCGTTGTTTTTTCTTTCGAGCAGGAAGCGCTCATGGAAGAATTCAAAGTAACAGATTACGGCAATCCTGTATTCGGTAAAAAATTAAATGTACAGAACGACCTAAAGCTGAACTTCCAGCATATTGATGATAGTTTGTTCGCCTTATCTCTACGGCAGCCATTAATAAGTGAAGTTATAAATGAGTCTATTACCGAGGTGCAGTACAACATCGATAAAGCCATGGAACGCCTGGCCGAGAACCAGATGCGGCAGGGAATATCCAATCAACAATACAGTGTTACTGGCGCAAACGAGTTAGCGAATCTGCTTAGCGATCTGCTCAATACAATGCAAAATCAGATGATGATGCAGGGCCAGGGACAAGGTCAGGGTCAGGGACAAGGGCAAGGCCAGGGGCAAGGTCAGGGACAGGGATTTCAACTCCCCGACATTATAAAAAAACAAAAAAGCTTGTCTGAACAGATGCAACAGGGAATGGGGCAAAAACCCGGTAAGGCTGGAGAAGGCGAAGGCGAAGAAGGCGGTGAAGGGAAAGGCGAGAATGGTGAAGATGGAAAGGAAGGAAATGACGGAAAGGGCGATGGTGAACAGGGTGGAGAAGGAGGAAAATCCGGTGATGGCAAAGGAGGAAATAATGGTGGCGGCAATGGAGACAGTGATGGTGAAGGAGGCGAAGGTGATAATGAGGACATGAACGGTTTATTGTACGAAATTTATAAAGAGCAGCAACAGCTTAGGCAGCAATTGGAAGATAGATTGAGCAAGGAAGGATTAAAAGGGAAAGGTGGCGATATCTTGCGAAAAATGGAAGGTGTGGAGCAACAACTATTGGACAAGGGCTTTAATCAAAGAACCCTGCAACAAATGTTGAATTTACAGTATGAATTGCTGAAACTCGACGAGGCGGATTTTGAACAGGGACAGGAGAGCAGAAGAGAATCTGAGACTAATAGGACGAAGTACCAGAACACACTTCGCCTTAGCCCCGAGGAAATTAAAAAGTACTTCAATACTACCGAGATCCTTAACCGTGAAGCACTCCCACTCAAACCGGAGTTTAAGGAAAAAGTGCAGTCTTATTTTAAGAAGAATAATGGTTAGTTTTTATTCTGAAAATGATTTTTCCTTATCAAATGAAAAGGATGTTACTGGCTGGATTGGTTCTGTGATAACATCCGAAGGCTGTGAAGAAGGAGAGATTACATTTGTTTTTTGTGGCGATGAATATTTACTAGATTTAAATCAAAAGTATTTAGATCATGACACCTATACCGATATTATTAGCTTCGATTATTCCTTAGGAAAAGAACTACACGGAGAGATCTATATTTCTACAGACAGGGTAGCAGAAAATGCGACCAGTTTCAAAGTTTCATTCACAGACGAATTGCATCGTGTTATTATTCATGGGATCCTGCATTTGTGCGGTTACAAGGATAAATCTTCACAGGAGGAATCTATGATGCGTAAAAAGGAAAATGAGGCGCTAAGTTCTCGTAATTTTGTCTAGGGGCTTGATATTCAGGTTTTTAAGTCTTTAACTCCCTGATTAATAGTTATTTAACTATCTTTGCGCACTATTTTTTATAATTTATAATGTTCCACGTGGAACAAAGAGCAACAATGTTTGAAAAGGAATATGATGTTATTGTAGTTGGGGCCGGGCATGCAGGATCTGAAGCGGCAGCTGCAGCAGCCAACATGGGCTCCAGCACCTTATTGATAACTATGAATCTGCAAAATATTGGACAGATGTCATGCAACCCTGCTATGGGCGGAATTGCAAAAGGCCAGATAGTTAGAGAGATCGATGCGCTGGGCGGATATAGTGGGATCATTTCAGATAAAACGGCAATTCAGTTTAAAATGCTGAATAAGTCGAAAGGACCTGCCATGTGGAGCCCCAGGGTTCAGAGCGACAGAATGCGTTTTTCCGAAATGTGGAGATTGATGCTAGAACAAACACCAAATTTGGACTTTTACCAGGAAATGGTGTCTGGTTTGTTGGTGGAGAATAACAGGATAGTTGGGGTTAAGACTTCTCTTGGATTGGAAATAAGATCTAAAACAGTTGTGCTTACCAATGGCACCTTTCTAAATGGACTAATACATATAGGTGAAAAGCAATTTGGTGGCGGACGCGCAGGAGAAAAAGCGGCAACAGGAATTACTAAGGATCTTGTTGAGCTTGGGTTTGATGCCGGTAGAATGAAAACCGGAACCCCACCAAGAGTGGACGGCAGATCATTGGATTTCTCTAAAATGATCATTCAGCCCGGTGATGATGACCCTCAGAAATTTTCATACCTTGACATCACCCAGCCTCTTAAAGAACAGCTTGCTTGCCATATGTCTTATACTTCCGAAAAGGTTCATGATCTATTAAGGGAAGGTTTTGACAGATCACCTATGTTCAATGGAAGAATTAAAAGTATTGGCCCCAGGTACTGTCCGTCGATAGAAGACAAGATCAACAGATTTGCCGATAAAGACAGACACCAATTATTTGTAGAACCGGAAGGGTGGAATACGGTAGAATATTATGTAAATGGATTTTCCACCTCCCTCCCGGAAGATGTGCAGTTTAAAGCATTAAAAGAATGTGACGGTTTTGAAAACGTAAAATTCTTTAGACCGGGATATGCGATAGAATACGATTACTTTCCCCCCACACAACTTAAACACACCCTAGAGACGAAACTCGTAGAAGGATTATTCTTCGCCGGACAGATCAATGGAACTACCGGTTACGAGGAGGCAGCCTCTCAAGGATTGATGGCGGGCATGAATGCGCATTTAAAAGTAAAGGAGAAGGATCCTTTTATCTTACAGCGAAATGAGGCCTATATTGGAGTTTTAATAGACGATTTAATCACAAAAGGCACGGAAGAGCCTTATAGAATGTTTACGTCACGTGCAGAATATCGAACCTTGTTAAGACAGGATAATGCAGATTTCAGACTTACACCTCGCTCTTTCGAGTTGGGGCTCGCTTCAGAAGAACGGATGAGGACCATGGAAAAGAAGAAAGAACGATCCGATGCATTTGTGCGCTTTTTTAAAGAAACCAGTGTAACCCCCGAAGAGGCTAATCCGTTATTGAAGGCTAATAATTCGGCAGAAGTGAAGCAAAGCGATAAGATGTTCAAATTGTTTTCTCGTCCTGAGATGGACATGGAAGACATGAAGAAAATTAAAGCTGTTTCAGAATATATTTCAGAAAATAACCTGGATACAGAAGTGCTTCAACAAGCAGAGATTCAGATTAAGTACGCGGGTTATATCGAAAAGGAGAAAAACAATGCAGATAAGTTAAATCGACTTGAGGGGATTAAGATCCCGGCCAATTTCGATTATACCAAACTTAAATCCCTTTCGTATGAGGCTATGGAAAAGCTGAAGGCCATACAACCGGCTACGGTTTCACAAGCCAGCAGAATAAGCGGAGTCTCCCCCAATGATATTTCAGTATTATTAGTTTATATGGGTCGTTGAACAATTGTTCCACGTGAAACATTTTAAAAGAATTAAAACTTGGAACGAGATAATTTAACCGAATATCTATCTACAAAGGATTTTCTCGTTACCGGAGAAACATTCCACCTGATGTACGATAAGGAGCTGGATATGCTTTGTACATCGCCACAACCTAACTCTGAAAATTTGAGTCGGTATTACGAAAGTGACGCCTATATTTCCCACACCGATTCTGGCAGAGGTTTGCTCGCAATGCTCTATCAAACCGTTAAAAAATATTCCCTTAAGAAAAAAACAGGGCTCATAAAAAAAATTAATAAGAAGCCAGGATCTTTACTGGATATTGGCGCGGGAACTGGTGCGTTTTTATATGCTGCAAAAAAGAATGGATGGAAAATAGATGGGGTAGAGCCCAACGAAAAGGCGAGAGATTTAGCAACTGAGAAAGGAATAGAATTGTTACCCGCCCTGGATGATATTGAAAATAAGCAGTACGACGTTGTAACCCTATGGCATGTGTTGGAGCACCTCCCGGATCTAGACAACGTTGTTGGTAAAATTTCAGATCTTGTGAAGCCGGGTGGAAATCTTGTAATTGCCGTACCCAACTTTAAATCGTACGACGCAAATTATTATAAAGAGTTCTGGGCCGCCTATGACACACCCAGACATCTGTGGCATTTTTCGAAAATTGCGGTGAAGAAAATATTTAAAGAAGATTTTCAATTGATAGAATGCAAACCCATGATGTTCGATTCGTTTTATGTAAGTCTGCTGTCTGAGAAATATAAAAACGGACGTTCATTTTCCCTAGGCGCAATTTTCACAGGTCTGCGGTCGAATCTTAGAGGCTTTAGGACCAAAGAATACTCTTCGCACATTTATCTCTTCAGAAAACATCAATAAGGCCATTTTAAGCCATTTTAAGCGCATTTTGTTATATAAGCGGATAGGAATGAGGAGAAGTTTGAAATGCAGGCTCAAAGCCTGTAATTTAGCCCGCTTTAATATAGATAGAAACTACCCAATACAATTTAACGATAAGTTTATCTTATACCAGCTCCTTTTTATGAATGAGCCTGGTTAGCTTGATCGAAAGATCACTAAAAATAATCTTTGCGTTTCCATTTCTTTCAATATGATAAATTGCCTCTTCCAATTCGTGCATGATCTCGAATATGTTATTCTGATGCACAAAAGGGGCAAATTTATCCAGGGAGAAGGATTCTTTTTCGGCTTCGAAATAAAGCAGAGAATCTGCCGAATAATTCTTTAACATCGCCTGGCGGAAAACCTCTATACAATACGAAAGGAACTTCTTTTGGGTTTCACGCCCCTGAGAAGCCAGATGCTCGCTCCATATTAACAGCTCACTAATTGAGGATTTGTTACCCTTGGCCTTGAACGCCATCCGAACCCAGCTAACAAACCAGTTCTCGAACTCAAGATCGTCTGCGTTGTGTTCAAGTATATGAAGCGCCTTGTTGTAGTCGCCGGCCGATCTATGTGCAATCCTCCTGGCCAAATTTAACTCAACTCCTTTTATATCAATTAGTTGCGTAGAGATGTCTTCTTCAGACAACAAGGGAAAATAAAGCTTTTGGCAACGCGAATGAATAGTAGTAAGCAGTGATTCTTCATTTTCGGTAAGGAGAATCAACACTGTTTTTTCTGGTGGCTCTTCTACGATCTTTAGGATCTTGTTAGAGCAGGCTGTATTCATTTTTTCAGCCATCCAGATGATCATGATCTTATATCCTCCTTCGTAAGATTTAAGGGAAAGGGTTTTCATCATCTCGGAGGCCTCATCTACATTAATGGTCCCTTGTTTGTTCTCTATTCCCAGTAGTTGTAGCCACTCAAATAGTGAGCCGTACGGATTGGCTTTAACAAACTCCCGCCATTCCTCGAGGAACTGATTGGAAACGGCGTGTTTTTTTACAGTATTAGTAGTATTGACCGGAAATATAAAATGTAGATCAGGATGTGTGAGTTTTGCTACCTTATTTTCACATGCAATGTATTCAGGGCTTCCTTTTTCGTATCGCGCGCATAATAGTGCCCGGGCGTAAGCAATAGCCATAGGTAGCAGACCACTCCCCGTATTCCCCACAAATAGTTGAGCGTGCGGCACACGTCCGTTCTCGATCGTTTTACTGAAGTAGTTTTTTAGATGATTATGGCCAATGACTTCCCTGAACTCCATACGCAAAACTACACTTTTTTTACTTCGGAAAGTAAGCCCCGAATGAACTATATTTGTGACCTCAATCTCACCTCATGAAAACAGTAAACGACGTTAATTTTAAAGATAAGAAAGTATTAATTCGTGTAGATTTCAATGTCCCGCTCAACGAGGCTATGGAAGTAACAGACGACACTCGTATAAAAGCTGCTAAACCTACCATTATCAATGTGCTGGAGAGTGAAGGCAGCTGTATCCTGATGTCACACCTGGGCCGTCCTAAGAACAGGGAGGATAAATTTTCTCTGAAACATATTGTAGACGCCGTAAGCGATGTTTTAGGAGTGCAGGTTAAATTCGTTGAGGATTGTATTGGTGAGAAAGCCGAAGCGGCAGTTGCCGAGCTTGAATCTGGTGAGATCCTGCTTTTGGAAAACCTTAGATATTATGAAGAAGAGACCAAGGGAGACCGGGAGTTTGCAGAAAAACTTTCCAAACTGGGAGATTATTACGTAAACGATGCGTTTGGTACTGCCCATAGAGCCCACGCCTCAACGGCTATTATTGCAGATTTCTTTCCCAATTCGAAATGCTTTGGGCTCCTACTCGCTTCCGAAGTAGAAAACCTTAACAGGGTTCTTAGGTCTGGCGATACCCCGGTAACCGCAATTATTGGCGGTGCTAAGGTTTCCTCGAAGATCACCGTGATAGAGAATATACTTGATAAAATAGACCACTTAATCATTGGTGGCGGAATGGCGTTTACGTTCATCAAGGCTCAGGGAGGTGAGATTGGAAGCTCTCTGGTTGAGGATGATAAGCAGGATACTGCCCTGGACATCCTTCGATTGGCAGAACAAAAGAATGTGAAGGTGCATCTGCCTTCCGATGCGGTAATAGCCGATGGCTTTAGCAATGACGCCAACACCAAAATAGCTCCGGTAAATGCGATCCCCGATGGTTGGATGGGCCTGGATGCCGGACCAGACACCAACGCTACTTTTGCAGACGTGATCGCAAACTCTAAGACCATTTTATGGAATGGCCCCGTAGGAGTTTTCGAAATGGAAAAATTTTCTAAAGGGACCATTGCGTTGGGGATGGCTATTGTCGAGGCTACCGGGAATGGGGCTTTCTCGCTCGTTGGCGGAGGCGATTCGGTAGCCGCCGTGAAGAAATTTCAAATGGACGAGAAGGTGAGCTACGTATCTACGGGAGGCGGAGCCATGCTTGAAATGCTGGAAGGCCGAACCTTACCGGGGATAGAAGCTTTATTAAAATAAAGACCGCATCCTCTTCGTTAGAGTATGGCGACTGTGTTAAAAATTTGCCCAATCGCCTCATTTATGTATTTTTAGAAAAATTTTTATGCAGCCCAATCGCACAATTTTTATGAAACCTACTTTATTTCTCCTGATGTTTTTTTGCTTCGGAAGTTACCTGTCCTATAGCCAGGAAGGGCGATCTCTGGATTCACTTCAGAAGAAAACCATACAGATAACAGATTCCATCACCATCCCGGTTAAAGTGGGCGATCTCGTAGAAAATACTGTTGTTACCAACATGAAGGACACAGTGGTTTTTGCTCTTAGCGACATGGAATCTGCAAGACTAATAGATAGTTTATGGCTGAAGGAACTGTACAGCACCGGGCGTTTTGAAGAGATGTATGGCGCCATTTTAAACGAAGATTACAGCCCGGTTGAATACGAAGAATTACCTACAGAGGTATTAAAACAACGCCTTGAGGAACTCAACGCCCGAACCCCTTTCAATGTAGAATATAATCCATCCCTGGAAAGTGTTATTAGAGGGTATTTAAAGAATCGCCGCAGGACCATGGCAAAACTAATGGCCTTGAGCGACTACTATTTCCCAATGTTCGAGGAACAGCTTGACAAACACGGCCTGCCACTGGAAATGAAATATCTAGCCATCGTAGAATCTGCCCTGGATCCACGCGCAAAATCGAGGGTTGGCGCTACAGGATTGTGGCAGTTTATGTACAGTACCGGCAAGATGTTTGGCCTGGAGGTGAATTCGTATGTTGATGAACGATCAGACCCCATTATGGCTACTGAAGCT includes the following:
- the ybeY gene encoding rRNA maturation RNase YbeY; this translates as MVSFYSENDFSLSNEKDVTGWIGSVITSEGCEEGEITFVFCGDEYLLDLNQKYLDHDTYTDIISFDYSLGKELHGEIYISTDRVAENATSFKVSFTDELHRVIIHGILHLCGYKDKSSQEESMMRKKENEALSSRNFV
- a CDS encoding SPFH domain-containing protein, producing MGGFYIFLIPFGIFLFFLLLSSFFIVKQQTAALIENFGRFSSIRNSGLQFKIPIVQRIAGRVNLKIQQLDVLVETKTKDDVFVKLKISVQFQVLREKVYDAFYKLQNPHDQITSYVFDVVRAEVPKMKLDDVFERKDDIAIAVKQELNDAMINYGYDIIKTLVTDIDPDVQVKAAMNRINAAEREKVAAEYEAEAERIKIVAKARAEAESKRLQGQGIADQRREIARGLEESVDVLNNVGINSQEASALIVVTQHYDTLQSIGEETNTNLILLPNSPQAGSNMLNDMIASFVASNQIGEEMRKRNESDPKMGNPKSTRKKPPSASDPEVGF
- the gltX gene encoding glutamate--tRNA ligase; the encoded protein is MAQKVRVRFAPSPTGPLHIGGVRTALFNYLFAKKHQGDFILRIEDTDQGRFVDGAEDYIVDSLRWLQIPFDEGPGTESAYGPYRQSERKHLYVEFANQLIDEGKAYYAFDTSEELNSHRKDHEAKGKTFIYNWHNREKLNNSLSLTSEETQKRIASGEPYVIRFKSPKDEELHLNDIIRGNITIDTNTLDDKVLFKSDGMPTYHLANIVDDHLMDISHVIRGEEWLPSLALHQMLYDAFGWKAPLFAHLPLIMKPVGKGKLSKRDGEKLGFPVFPLEWKPKSGEAFSGYREEGYLPEAVVNMLALLGWNPGTEQEIFSLNELVEAFDLNRVHKGGAKFDPEKTKWFQHHYLQQMDEGVLTEQFVEQVLKPKEIAAERLDILDVNKIVSLIKERATFVADLWEQGSFFFEAPSGYDEKASKKAFKEDSPEILAKITELLYEVQDFSAPNISERIKGWISDNEIGFGKVMMPLRLALVGEMKGPDVFDIIAVLGKSESVKRIKAAIKFMA
- a CDS encoding DUF4175 family protein; its protein translation is MSTFSIIQQKLEQFIRKYYTNELIKGAILFFAIGLLYFLVTLLVEYFLWLDPLGRTVLFWLFVGVEAALFFRFIAFPLARLFNLQKGITHEEASRIIGNHFPQVSDKLLNVIQLNQNQRESELLMASIDQKASQLQPVPFKSAIDFRKNAKYLKYAAIPVVIFTLISVLGDKDIFSSSYERVVNYDTAYEPPAPFSFIVSNDELKAIENKPFTVKIRTEGEVIPENASISYNNETYYLQQTAPGFFEYTFLQPSNAIDFRLQANKVVSREYTIDVVKTPSMRAFEMFLDYPAYTGKRDEVLKSTGNATIPEGTNVSWRVNTLNTSAVALKTRDTIIEFGISEAEKGSNSEQQYEHSQRVYRKLDYAITTSNENLREYENLSFTLGVIKDEYPDIEVQSRQDSTHTQVVYFLGQISDDYGLTRLRLVYYPIGSEEEAQTAPLPVNKTTVDQFVYTFPGQLLLEDGVAYEYYFEVFDNDAIHNFKSSKSGVFSFRKLTKDEAENEQLQNQENTIKDLNKTLDELKQQDKTLEELSKIQKEKKELNWNDKKKLENFIKRQKQQEEMMKNFSKEMKENLENFQPENEEKDPFKEQLEKRLDENEERLKENEKLLDELERLQEKIEKEELTEKLEKLAKQNKNQEKNLEQLLELTKRYYVTKKAEKLAEEIYKLGEEQEKLADKPEEENTKEAQEELNEKFDEYKKEMEELQKENEGLKSPMDIPQDKLGEKKVDEEQQKATESLQKQDQQGAKPSQKKAGQKMKQMGQQMQAQMMQGQMQTISEDVDMLRQILDNLVVFSFEQEALMEEFKVTDYGNPVFGKKLNVQNDLKLNFQHIDDSLFALSLRQPLISEVINESITEVQYNIDKAMERLAENQMRQGISNQQYSVTGANELANLLSDLLNTMQNQMMMQGQGQGQGQGQGQGQGQGQGQGFQLPDIIKKQKSLSEQMQQGMGQKPGKAGEGEGEEGGEGKGENGEDGKEGNDGKGDGEQGGEGGKSGDGKGGNNGGGNGDSDGEGGEGDNEDMNGLLYEIYKEQQQLRQQLEDRLSKEGLKGKGGDILRKMEGVEQQLLDKGFNQRTLQQMLNLQYELLKLDEADFEQGQESRRESETNRTKYQNTLRLSPEEIKKYFNTTEILNREALPLKPEFKEKVQSYFKKNNG